The following are encoded in a window of Malassezia japonica chromosome 7, complete sequence genomic DNA:
- a CDS encoding uncharacterized protein (TransMembrane:1 (n3-13c18/19o139-160i); SECRETED:SignalP(1-18)), whose translation MRFSLLVLLFALVAVAFARIPVSSGSTDSVGGVMSRPSGSASSEAHSKSESGDKKKSSAKGGAAGAHSTAKSGAKGAESTASSGAKGAASTASSGAAGAASTASSAIDGAASTASSAVMGGASGASSATNAAAGFAPQLPMVGVVATVIAGLGAGLGAFFL comes from the exons ATGCGCTTCTCTCTCCTTGTACTCCTGTTTGCCCTTGTCGCCGTTGCCTTTGCTCGTATCCCCGTGAGCTCGGGCTCGACCGACTCGGTTGGCGGCGTGATGTCGCGCCCGTCGGGCTCcgcgtcgtccgaggcTCACTCGAAGAG CGAGTCTGGCGACAAGAAGAAGTCGTCTGCCAAGGGCGGtgcggccggtgcgcacAGCACGGCCAAGAGCGGTGCCAAGGGCGCTGAGTCGACTGCCTCGAGCGGTGCCAAGGGCGCtgcgtcgaccgcctcgagcggcgccgcgggcgctgcctcgaccgcctcgagtGCCATTGACGGTGCTGCGTCCACCGCTTCGAGCGCGGTGATGGGTGGCGCTTCGGgtgcctcgagcgccacgaACGCTGCTGCTGGCTTTGCTCCCCAGCTCCCCATGGTCGGTGTTGTGGCCACGGTGATTGCCGGCCTCGgtgccggcctcggcgcatTTTTCCTCTAG
- the YHM1 gene encoding high copy suppressor of abf2 (EggNog:ENOG503NUAX; COG:C; BUSCO:EOG09263JTO), translating to MSPPAGKSKESATARLLGSGTSGIAELLVFHPVDTVAKRLMSNKNRSLSMSAVVFKDKASASVGTRFLSLFPGLGYAAGYKVLQRVYKFGGQPYFNDYLTTHHKKQFESIFGERLGKSIMSATAGSLTGIGEIVLLPLDVLKIKRQTNPESFRSRGFLRILADENVNLYRGWGWTAARNAPGSFALFGGSAFTKEYIFGLKNYSDATWGQNFVASIGGSVASITVAAPLDVVKTRIQNANFESKVGGVTIIKEMIKNEGVSAFFKGLTPKVLVVGPKLVFSFTLAQSLIPWFGKFV from the coding sequence ATGAGCCCCCCCGCAGGAAAGTCCAAAGAGTCGGCtacggcgcgcctgctcggctcGGGTACCTCTGGtatcgccgagctgctcgtgtTCCACCCCGTGGACACGGTGGCGAAGCGCCTGATGAGCAACAAGAACAGGTCGCTCTCGATGTCGGCTGTCGTGTTCAAGGAcaaggcgagcgcctcggtgggCACGCGCTTCCTGAGCCTCTTCCCGGGCCTGGGCTATGCGGCAGGATACAaggtgctgcagcgtgtgTACAAGTTCGGTGGCCAGCCCTACTTCAACGACTACCTCACGACCCACCACAAGAAGCAGTTTGAGAGCATCTTtggcgagcgtctcggcaaGAGCATCATGAGCGCCACTGCCGGCTCGCTCACGGGTATCGGTGAGATTGTCCTGttgccgctcgacgtgctcaaGATCAAGCGCCAGACGAACCCCGAGTCGTtccgctcgcgcggcttcctccgcatcctcgccgacgagaaCGTGAACCTGTACCGCGGCTGGGGCtggaccgccgcgcgcaacgCGCCGGGCTCCTTTGCGCTGTTCGGTGGTAGCGCATTCACCAAGGAGTACATCTTTGGCCTGAAGAACTACTCGGACGCTACCTGGGGGCAAAACTTTGTCGCGTCGATCGGCGGCAGTGTCGCTTCGATCAccgtcgcggcgccccTCGACGTCGTCAAGACCCGCATCCAAAACGCCAACTTCGAATCCAAGGTCGGCGGCGTTACGATCATCAAGGAAATGATCAAGAACGAGGGCGTGAGCGCCTTCTTCAAGGGCCTCACGCCCAAGGTGCTCGTCGTGGGGCCGAAGCTCGTCTTCTCCTTCACCCTCGCACAGTCGCTCATTCCGTGGTTCGGCAAGTTTGTCTAG
- a CDS encoding uncharacterized protein (COG:V; TransMembrane:12 (i130-152o172-194i206-225o245-262i274-293o305-329i341-359o365-384i429-448o468-490i502-523o529-549i); EggNog:ENOG503NUM1) — MPDPAMDAPTQAIPVPRPSEQEDASIPDTLGTSHRSSLSGFFVGSFLGPQRSPRALAEDETQPMLTPDPHAPFAPPHDPRIPIAPAPTSMGNASGYGTMRPPTAAAMAAPGETPTAHQEIRDELWVLTRYTIPIWATHILELSLSMVSVFSLGHLGTVELAAASLAGMTANVTGFSVISGLICALDTLLPAAYTRQPQMMGLWTQRVGVVVALTLPWIILLWLNAERGLLLLHQEPEIAHKARQFLSVLAIGLPGHAMFELCRRFLQAQGLMHAPTVVLLIVSPLNAFANYILVWGPPAVRFGFLGAPLASAISMWLMAILCFLQCVVASNHTWGGWSRKAFDWAGLRVCLSLGLAGLLSLATEWWAWEIVGLVTAALGTTALASQSVLLITSSVTYQLPYGAAVAASVRVGNMLGAGKLQGAHLASRASLLLSFAIGLFNSSLVYVARHKWGYLFSSDPVVVQLVATVLPILALFQCADCVCGIAAGILRGCGRQSLSAGINLTAYYVVGIPMSLFLAFGPAHMGLTGLWWGLTFALIYGAGLALWCVQRTDWQAVMRKMHHNMGFSEADDV, encoded by the coding sequence ATGCCGGACCCAGCGATggacgcgccgacgcaggcgatccctgtgccgcgcccgagcgaGCAGGAAGATGCTAGCATACCTGATacgctcggcacgtcgcaCCGCTCAAGCCTGTCTGGCTTCTTTGTCGGCTCGTTCCTCgggccgcagcgcagccctcgtgcgctggccgaggacgagacgCAGCCGATGCTCACGCCGGACCCGCATGCGCCgtttgcgccgccgcacgaccCGCGCATCCCGATcgccccggcgccgacgagtaTGGGCAATGCGTCGGGATATGGCACGATGCGCCCGCCcaccgcggcggcgatggcggcgccgggcgaaACGCCTACCGCCCACCAAGAGATCCGCGATGAGCTCTGGGTGCTCACGCGCTATACCATTCCTATCTGGGCGACGCACATTTTGGAGCTGAGCCTGTCGATGGTGTCTGTCTTTTCGCTCGGACACCTCGGcaccgtcgagctcgctgccgcgtcgctcgcgggcATGACGGCCAACGTCACCGGCTTTAGCGTGATCAGCGGCCTGATCTGCGccctcgacacgctgctcCCGGCGGCGTACACGCGCCAGCCGCAGATGATGGGGCTCtggacgcagcgcgtcggcgtcgtcgtcgccctcaCGCTGCCCTGGATCATTTTGCTGTGGCTgaatgccgagcgcggcctgctcctcctGCACCAAGAGCCCGAGATTGCGCACAAGGCGCGCCAGTTTTTGTCCGTGCTCGCGATCGGCCTGCCGGGCCACGCGATGTTTGAGCTGTGCCGCCGCTTCCTCCAGGCCCAGGGACTGATGCACGCGCCGACCGTCGTGCTGCTCATCGTCTCGCCACTGAACGCTTTTGCGAACTATATCCTTGTATGGGGCCCCCCGGCGGTGCGCTTTGGCTTCCTCGGTGCAccgctcgcgagcgccatCTCCATGTGGCTCATGGCGATCCTGTGCTTCTTGCAGTGCGTCGTCGCCTCCAATCATACCTGGGGCGGATGGTCGCGCAAGGCGTTTGACTGGGCGGGCCTGCGCGTCTGCCtgtcgctcggcctcgcgggcctcctctcgctcgcgaccgagtGGTGGGCGTGGGAGATTGTCGGCCTGGtcaccgccgcgctcggcacgaccgcgctcgcctcgcAGTCGGTCCTGCTGATCACCTCGTCGGTGACCTACCAGCTCCCGTACGGCGCTgcggtcgccgcgtcggtgcgcgtcggcaacatgctcggcgcgggcaaGCTGCAGggtgcgcacctcgcgagccgcgcatcgCTGCTGCTCTCGTTTGCGATCGGCCTCTTTAATTCGTCGCTCGTGTATGTCGCGCGCCACAAGTGGGGCTACCTCTTTAGCAGCGACCCGGTCGTGGTGCAGCTCGTGGCTACCGTCCTGCCGATCCTCGCGCTGTTCCAGTGCGCGGACTGCGTGTGCGGCATCGCCGCGGGCATTctgcgcggctgcggccgccAGTCGCTCAGCGCAGGCATCAACCTGACCGCGTACTACGTCGTGGGTATTCCCATGAGTCTCTTCCTCGCGTTTGGGCCGGCGCACATGGGCCTCACGGGCCTCTGGTGGGGCCTGACCTTTGCTTTGATCTACGGCGCGGGCCTTGCGTTGTGGTGCGTCCAGCGGACCGACTGGCAGGCAGTCATGCGCAAGATGCACCACAATATGGGTTTCAGCGAAGCCGACGATGTATAA
- a CDS encoding uncharacterized protein (TransMembrane:1 (i43-65o); EggNog:ENOG503P48D) — protein sequence MVRKAGQARGQLPTVQSTPPIRFAPEDKQVPVTKAQVARSRSIFSFLSGLVARLGIVYVLVAVFWRCPSQPFSFDYSQDHSLLVCRELASAQEHIAPAFDEFATCTRKHLDPYVGTYLDKAEDAWKNMKPMISQSATHAHTIFTTHVEPGARELAKQAHTWSLPHQKTAHRHYKKHLHPHVDAFHKAAKPYVDIYKRDVAPHVDRAVQQAKDAHAFSSEYYEKEVHPRLKEHLYNGYVFTRHTAYPVAHKHYFTHAHPHLSKLYQTLSKWVDDLLVKYGLRNRSVLDSVLNNVKETYRQTVVNERLSERTSAPVAEAKRSVPEESTSASSVEASTVTPATTETATGSVDKSAASETAATEAAAPEIDEETGENVKVLQAQLDAELAAVDKALNAEQASISRVIESERKNLTEALVRARREMFIEYPELIEAAADAMKFNGLLELFSSMMTNFTTHAAKLDNAAQPSETWHTELDVIANALIDKLLVTYDIADASLSINTGLITDRGEGDRILIQDSIVRIRTQIRKSLHVFYELMDKAQFQVTYYENEGWDLGMKRRARHFREEMEEFLTTLTPTGEPIVPGKLVLPNFEEEKQQMSTQINAVLWETEKAVANLTARFKEQPTLFLERAGFGDFLVDVYEYSTKISKMYTKAAEHAALRLRKYIGDTREKLGLPRKPEEGILLNVWDLPAIEGTEIDAIPTAAATEGEWSSAEATYDPDSTGDLEEAMAYLASQTAPPAPDAAAATPEPTPKAPESVAADPEAVTPPAEVVATPEATAAVPVTEAAESVTETTEREAATPTEPAAAATPDSVVDSVTDAVADAAADAAALVAEIMQGTTATPEAPAPEAAATTEPVHATPSTSAEHAAVSADVTDATPSTAAPHSSTAESELPTATASTPANEPSATILPITESTAAHDEL from the exons ATGGTTCGCAAGGCTGGTCAAGCGCGCGGGCAGCTGCCCACCGTGCAGAGCACGCCCCCTATCCGTTTTGCT CCCGAGGACAAGCAGGTTCCTGTGACCAAGGCTCAGGTCGCGAGG TCTCGCTCCATCTTTAGCTTCCTCTCGGGTCTCGTGGCCCGCCTGGGTATTGTCTATGTGCTTGTGGCCGTCTTTTGGCGCTGCCCGTCGCAGCCCTTCTCGTTTGACTACTCGCAGGACCACTCGCTGCTGGTCtgccgcgagctggcgAGTGCGCAGGAGCACATCGCCCCGGCTTTCGACGAGTTTGCGACTTGCAcgcgcaagcacctcgaccCGTACGTCGGCACCTAcctcgacaaggccgaggaTGCGTGGAAGAACATGAAGCCCATGATCTCCCAGTctgcgacgcacgcccACACCATCTTCAcgacgcacgtcgagcCGGGCGCGCGTGAGCTGGCCAAGCAAGCGCACACATGGTCGCTGCCGCACCAGAAgacggcgcaccgccacTACAAAAAGCACCTGCACCCGCATGTGGATG CTTTCCATAAGGCGGCCAAGCCCTACGTGGACATCTACAAGCGCGACGTTGCCCCgcacgtcgaccgcgcTGTGCAGCAGGCGAAGGATGCGCACGCCTTCTCGTCGGAGTACTACGAGAAGGAGGTGCACCCGCGCCTGAAGGAGCACCTCTACAACGGCTACGTGTTCACCCGTCACACGGCGTACCCCGTTGCGCACAAGCACTACTTCACGCACGCCCACCCCCACCTGTCGAAGCTCTACCAGACGCTGAGCAAGTGGGTGGACGACCTGCTGGTGAAGTATGGCCTGCGTAACCGCTCGGTGCTTGACTCGGTGCTGAACAACGTGAAGGAGACGTACAGACAAACT GTTGTGAATGAGCGTCTTTCGGAACGTACGAgtgcgccggtcgccgaGGCAAAGCGCAGTGTGCCGGAGGagagcacgtcggcgagctccgtCGAGGCGTCTACTGTGACACCCGCCACGACAGAGACCGCGACGGGCTCCGTGGACAAGAGCGCTGCGTCGGAAACTGCAgcgaccgaggcggccgcgccagAGATCGACGAAGAGACCGGCGAGAACGTCAAAGTGCTCCAGGCCCAGCTGGACGCGGAGCTGGCCGCGGTCGACAAGGCTCTCaatgccgagcaggcgtcGATCTCTCGTGTGATTGAGTCGGAGCGCAAGAACctcaccgaggcgcttgtgCGTGCG cgccgcgaaaTGTTTATCGAGTACCCCGAGCTGATCGAAGCTGCGGCTGATGCCATGAAATTCAATGGTCTTCTTGAGCTTTTCTCGTCGATGATGACCAACTTTACTACGCATGCGGCCAAGCTGGAcaatgcggcgcagccgagCGAGACGTGGCACACCGAGCTGGACGTGATCGCCAATGCTCTGATTGACAAGCTGCTTGTCACTTACGACATCGCCGACGCGTCCTTGAGCATTAATACGGGTCTCATCACAGACCGTGGGGAAGGGGACCGAATTTTGATCCAAGACAGTATCGTACGCATTCGTACGCAGATCCGCAAGAGTCTGCACGTCTTTTACGAGCTGATGGACAAGGCACAGTTCCAGGTGACCTACTACGAAAACGAGGGCTGGGATCTCGGTATGAAGCGCCGTGCACGCCACTTCCGCGAAGAGATGGAAGAGTTCCTTACCACCCTCACGCCCACCGGTGAGCCCATCGTGCCGGGTAAGCTCGTCCTGCCCAACTTTGAGGAGGAGAAGCAGCAGATGTCGACGCAGATCAACGCGGTCCTGTGGGAGACAGAGAAGGCAGTCGCCAACCTGACGGCCCGCTTCAAGGAGCAGCCTACGCTcttcctcgagcgtgccggcTTTGGCGACTTTTTGGTGGACGTGTACGAGTACAGCACCAAGATCTCGAAGATGTACACGAaagccgccgagcacgccgctctgcgcctgcgcaagtACATCGGCGACACTCGTGAGAAGCTCGGCCTGCCGCGCAAGCCCGAGGAGGGTATCCTGCTGAATGTCTGGGACCTCCCCGCGATCGAGGGCACCGAGATTGATGCAATCCCGACTGCGGCCGCGACGGAAGGCGAGTGGTCCTCGGCAGAAGCGACGTACGACCCCGACTCGACCGGcgacctcgaggaggcgaTGGCCTACCTCGCCTCGCAGACGGCGCCTCCGGCGCCtgacgcggccgccgcgacgcccgagccgaCGCCCAAAGCGCCCGAGTCCGTCGCTGCGGACCCCGAGGCCGTGACGCCTCCGGCGGAAGTGGTGGCTACGCCcgaggcgacggccgcggtGCCCGtcaccgaggcggccgagtcTGTCACCGAGACGACTGAGCGCGAGgctgcgacgccgaccgagCCCGCTGCGGCTGCGACGCCCGACTCGGTGGTCGACTCGGTGACCGATGCGgtggccgacgccgcggcggacgctgcggcgcttgtCGCCGAGATCATGCAAGGCACTACGGcgacgcccgaggcgcctgcgcccgaaGCTGCTGCCACGACCGAGCCCGTGCATGctacgccgagcacctcggcggagcacgcggcggtgtCTGCCGACGTGAccgacgcgacgccgtcgacggccgccccccactcgtcgacggcggAAAGCGAGctgccgacggcgacggcTTCGACGCCTGCTAACGAACCCTCTGCCACGATCCTTCCCATCACTGAATCCACTGCCGCTCACGACGAGCTGTAA
- the DBP4 gene encoding RNA helicase (BUSCO:EOG09260YMF; EggNog:ENOG503NU3N; COG:A): MPGAARGGKSKVFNGRTRASRTLKRTSEQKELADIEAACATLEPGAAKTFAELPASQKTKHGLKRAGFLDLTDIQSASLAHSLRGSDVLGAARTGSGKTLAFLIPVLEMLYRKRWSAADGLGALIVSPTRELAMQIFDVLRQIGSAHTFSAGLVIGGKELKHEQDRLRKMNILVATPGRLLQHLDQTIGFDCSNLQVLVLDEADRILDMGFANTLNAILEHLPPNRQTLLFSATQTRRVKDLARLSLQDPEYVAVKDDEASTPAQLEQFYMVVPLDQKLDTLFSFLRTHTQSKILVFMSSCRQVQYAHEVFCKLRPGLPLMALHGKQKQTRRLKIFSDFTRSKHAALMATDIAARGLDFPAVDWVVQVDAPDSSDTYIHRVGRTARYQAQGKGLLFLLPSEETGVLATLKAVDVPIQGIKARDTKVQSIQNQLQSFAFQEPELKHLAQKAFVSYVRSIHLHKDKNTFNVASLPLNEFAAALGLPGAPKIKLVKDAQKAQRAMAAAPAAQSSDESSSEESEEEQEEEAPKVRTKHDRLFGRTNNTILSDHYANMVDHDDSDGFHDNDDDDEFITLKRADHELEQTETPTAQELSKRKLLQGQSKKAMAAAGKRGMGDKVVFDDDGNARALYELQDEAAFREQGDVLAQIAAHEEQERARMAEADVLDKSRAKQKRQEKKRKMKEMERQLQEANGARAPRAELDEGGWASDDLPDLVLPGDSDEDAAPEPKRPRTGASDLAAQEALALQVLGES; this comes from the coding sequence ATGCcgggtgcggcgcgtggggGCAAGAGCAAGGTGTTTAATGGGCGTACACGCGCGAGCCGTACGCTGaagcgcacgagcgagcAGAAAGAGCTGGCTGACATCGAGGCGGCGTGTGCCACGCTcgagcccggcgcggcAAAGACGTTTGCCGAGCTGCCAGCCTCGCAAAAGACCAAGCACGGCCTGAAGCGCGCGGGCTTCCTCGACCTGACCGATATCCAGTCTGCGTCGCTGGCGCACTCGCTGCGTGGCTCGGACGTgctcggtgctgcgcgcaccggctccggcaagacgctcgcgtTTCTGATCCCGGTGCTCGAGATGCTCTACCGCAAGCGGTggtcggccgccgacggcctcggcgcgctgattgtgtcgccgacgcgtgAGCTTGCGATGCAGATCTTTgacgtgctgcgccagATTGGCAGTGCACACACCTTCTCGGCGGGCCTCGTGATCGGCGGCAAGGAGCTCAAGCACGAGCAGgaccgcctgcgcaagaTGAACATTTTGGTTGCGACGCCGgggcgcctgctgcagcacctcgaccagACGATCGGGTTCGACTGCTCCAACCTCCAGGTGCTcgtgctggacgaggccgaccgcATCCTCGACATGGGCTTTGCGAATACACTCAACGCgatcctcgagcacctcccGCCGAACCGCCAGACGCTCCTCTTTTCTGCGacgcagacgcgccgcgtcaaggacctcgcgcgcctgagTCTGCAGGACCCCGAGTACGTCGCGGTgaaggacgacgaggcctCGACcccggcgcagctcgagcagttcTACATggtcgtgccgctcgaccagAAACTGGATACGCTCTTCTCGTTTCTGCGCACGCATACCCAGAGCAAGATCCTCGTGTTTATGAGCTCGTGCCGCCAGGTGCAGTACGCGCACGAGGTCTTTTGCAAGCTCCGGCCGGGTCTGCCGCTCatggcgctgcacggcaaGCAGAAAcagacgcgccgcctcaaGATCTTTTCCGACTTTACACGCAGCaagcacgcggcgctgatGGCGACGGacatcgccgcgcgcggcctcgactTTCCGGCGGTCGACTGGGTGGTgcaggtcgacgcgcccgacTCCTCCGACACGTACATCCACCGCGtgggccgcacggcgcgctaCCAGGCGCAGGGCAAGGGGCTCTTGTTCCTGCTCCCGAGCGAAGAGACGGGCgtcctcgcgacgctcaaggcggtcgacgtgcCGATCCAGGGAATCAAGGCGCGGGATACCAAGGTGCAGAGCATCCAGAACCAGCTGCAGTCGTTTGCCTTCCAGGAGCCCGAGCTGAAGCACCTCGCACAAAAGGCGTTTGTGTCGTACGTGCGCTCGATCCACCTGCACAAGGACAAGAACACGTTCAacgtcgcgtcgctcccGCTGAACGAGTttgcggccgcgctcggacTGCCGGGCGCGCCCAAGATCAAGCTCGTGAAGGATGCGCAgaaagcgcagcgcgccatggccgccgcgcccgcggcgcagagCAGCGACGAGTCTTCCTCGGAAGAGTCTGAAGAAGAACAAGAAGAAGAGGCGCCCAAGGTGCGCACCAAGCACGACCGACTCTTTGGCCGTACGAACAATACCATTCTCAGCGACCACTATGCGAATATGGTCGATCACGACGATTCGGACGGATTCCACGACaatgacgacgacgacgaatTTATCACGCtcaagcgcgccgaccacgagctcgagcagaccGAGACGCCCACCGCGCAGGAGCTCTCGAAGCGCAAGCTGCTCCAGGGCCAGAGCAAAAAGGCGatggccgcggccggcaaGCGGGGTATGGGCGACAAGGTCGTctttgacgacgacggcaaCGCACGTGCTCTGTATGAGCTccaggacgaggccgcgTTCCGCGAGCAAGGCGACGTCCTTGCGCagatcgccgcgcacgaggagcaggagcgcgcgcggatggccgaggccgacgtcCTCGACAAGTCGCGCGCGAAGCAAAAGCGCCAGgaaaagaagcgcaagaTGAAGGAGATGGAGCGCCAGCTCCAAGAGGCCAAcggggcgcgtgcgccacgcgccgagctcgacgagggcggCTGGGCGAGCGACGATCTTCCGGATCTCGTCCTGCcgggcgactcggacgaggacgcggcgccggagccCAAGCGCCCCCGCACCGGGGCCTCGGACCTTGCCGCGCaagaggcgcttgcgctccagGTACTGGGCGAGTCGTAA
- a CDS encoding uncharacterized protein (COG:O; EggNog:ENOG503P086), producing MAEEADPATLFFGEEDVDLYEVLGLSREEKPSEDDIRRAYRKKALQSHPDKAQLRGEADAEAAALAFQQVGFAYSVLSDAKRRKRYDTTGSTSDSIFADEEVDWNEYFKTLWDGEVSHATLDEFKEKYQGSEEEEEDIFEAYRDGDGSLEHIFANVPCSNILDDEARFIDIVNGAIATKKLPKTKAWSSLTTSDGKRARKALKAKARQEASEAEEYAKELGVHDQFFGKKKAKSAPKAQDDDEEVDLDALRAAMQAKSTQRATDFDAMIGRLEREPRAQGPNRKRAKVARR from the coding sequence ATGGCGGAGGAAGCGGACCCCGCGACGCTCTTCTTTGGGGAGGAGGATGTGGACTTGTACGAGGTGCTTGGCCTAAGCCGTGAGGAGAAGCCGTCCGAGGACGATATCCGGCGGGCGTACCGGAAAAAGGCGCTGCAGAGCCACCCCGacaaggcgcagctgcgtggcgaggcggacgcagaggccgctgcgctcgcttTCCAGCAGGTCGGCTTTGCGTACAGCGTGCTCTCGGACGCGAAGCGCCGCAAACGCTACGACACGACCGGGTCGACCAGTGACTCGATctttgccgacgaggaggtgGACTGGAACGAATACTTCAAGACGCTCTGGGACGGCGAGGTGAGCCACGCGACCCTCGACGAGTTCAAGGAGAAGTACCAGGGCtcggaagaggaggaggaggataTTTTCGAGGCGtaccgcgacggcgacgggAGCCTCGAGCACATCTTTGCGAACGTGCCCTGCTCCAATatcctcgacgacgaggcgcggtTTATCGACATTGTGAACGGGGCGATTGCTACCAAGAAACTACCCAAGACCAAGGCCTGGTCCTCGCTGACCACTTCAGACGGCAAGCGCGcacgcaaggcgctcaagGCCAAGGCACGCCAGGAGGCGTCCGAGGCCGAAGAGTACgccaaggagctcggcgtgcacgacCAATTCTTTGGCAAGAAAAAGGCCAAATcggcgcccaaggcgcaggatgacgacgaagaggtcgacctcgacgcgttGCGCGCTGCCATGCAGGCGAAGtccacgcagcgcgccacCGACTTTGACGCCATGATCGGACggctggagcgcgagccgcgcgcccAAGGCCCCAATCGCAAGCGGGCAAAAGTCGCGCGCAGATGA
- the CTK2 gene encoding beta-glucosidase (COG:D; EggNog:ENOG503NXPS), whose product MPAQPTPPLVSTADSRASTPQSMPVPGQDARRSVKVNTVVNTPYFTPGQFDRLLARARQNKMPPARWEQGKMLACSFIAAAGAKLGIPQRTIGSAQLLYQRFHLFYPPADFVVHEVALACLFAASKLNDTPKRIHDLLLTSYALRYPELLAPPSGADSAMDWVAHAHLGEGDVDAESLAQERARLLTLERLLLQCICFQFELRSTRILRTTVKIARHWQLAKAPSALAWRIACDSHRTPAPLLYPPQAVAAGCVYAAGVLYEACGEPAEVLRHFASPGAWPSLRTCAADAEDVAYHIFSLYTAHASSLGETGRGPLPAYVSYPPPLGLLAWRALRLEKTLPTSPADLDALLTQAKIKLRHDEQARAEPERVQRQRAVARAQDALAPTMYRAELLGQQMVATRYLLE is encoded by the coding sequence ATGCCGGCGCAGCCGACTCCCCCCCTGGTGTCGACGGCAGACTCGCgtgcgtcgacgccgcagAGCATGCCTGTGCCTGGGCAAGATGCACGCAGGAGCGTCAAGGTGAATACTGTAGTCAATACGCCGTACTTTACGCCGGGGCAGTTCGACCGCCTcctggcgcgtgcgcgccaaaACAAGatgccgccggcgaggtGGGAGCAAGGCAAGATGCTTGCGTGCTCGTTcatcgccgcggcgggtGCGAAGCTCGGAATACCCCAGCGGACGATCGGATCCGCCCAGCTGCTGTACCAGCGCTTCCACCTCTTTTACCCCCCCGCCGACTTTGTGGTGCACGAAGTGGCGCTCGCCTGCCTCTTTGCCGCGTCCAAGCTGAACGACACGCCGAAACGAATCCACGACCTCCTGCTCACGAGCTATGCACTGCGATACCCCGAActcctcgcgccgccgagcggcgccgactcggCGATGGACTGGGTCGCCcacgcgcacctcggcgagggcgacgtcgacgccgagagcctcgcgcaggagcgcgcacgcctcctgacgctcgagcgcctcttgctgCAGTGCATCTGCTTCCAGTTTgagctgcgcagcacgcgtATTCTGCGCACCACGGTGAAGATCGCACGGCACTGGCAgctggccaaggcgccgagTGCACTCGCATGGCGCATCGCGTGCGACAGCcaccgcacgccggcgccgctcctgTATCCCCCCcaggcggtcgccgcgggCTGCGTGTACGCCGCGGGGGTCCTGTACGAGGCATGCGGCGAGCCGGCCGAGGTGTTGCGCCACTTTGcctcgcccggcgcgtggccgagcctgcggacgtgcgccgcggacgCCGAAGATGTGGCATACCACATCTTTTCGCTGTACACCGCGCATGCCTCGAGCCTCGGCGAGACGGGCCGGGGGCCGCTGCCCGCGTATGTCTCCTACCCGCCCCCCCTCGGCCTCTTGGCgtggcgtgcgctgcgcctcgaaaAAACGCTCCCGACCTCGCCCGCGgacctcgatgcgctgtTGACGCAGGCCAAGATCAAGCTGCggcacgacgagcaggcgcgcgccgagccagagcgtgtgcagcgccagcgcgccgtcgcgcgtgcgcaggacgcgcttgcgccgacCATGTATCGTGCGGAGCTGCTTGGGCAGCAAATGGTAGCTACGCGGTATCTGCTCGAATAA